The sequence attttgagatGTTGATAtcatatagaaataaaatttgtgtctttgttttacttatttttgtgttattttgttttagataacaatgttaggatttttataattttaaaattattgaataagtattaataagtgtAGTTCATTCTTaatataagtggtgaattcaaagtaatgcattttacatcaggtaatttgttgcatgactttccaaatggcaaatacatgttattttctttattaaaaaaaaaaaattcatgtgaaaaagTTCTGGATTTCAAGTTTAATACCGTGTTTTTAGATCTTTAgcgggggaaaaaaaaatctttggtaGTTACATTTTTAGTCCCTTGTCAATTTGGTTAATATATTTTGGTagtagtcaatttggtctctatgGTTAACTCACTAGTGGAAATTGACTACAAGTTGAAAATAgcagagaccaaattgacagtTACCAAAATTTAGAGACCTCAAAATGGTATTTTCACCTAAATCTCTCTTTGcttgtaaaaatttcaaatacagCTGTCCTGGTTAACATAAAAAGTAGTTCCAAGCAATTAATAGTTTGGATACTTCTCTAAACAATATTGCTACTGAGGATTGGCAATGACAGTAACATTCTAGCTGAATAGTCACGATTTTAAGTATCCACCATACCTTCATGTTTCTATTCATCTTTTagctgaagaaagaaaatgtaatGCTTGGGCATGTAATTGCAGCTCAGCAAGCACTTCATCTTCACTTCCAAGCCTCCATTTGTATGGAGCCATTTTAGTAACAATAGTAGGGTAGAAACGTGtattatactttaaaaaaattcttaaagaCTTAAATCTGTAATTATTTCTCTGATGCAGATTATAGATGATGGGCGGTCCAAAGTTAGATTATCTCTGACACCAGAAACAGCAAAGTTGGCACTTCAGAGGATACTACCTTATCCTTGCAAAAAACAGTACACTGCAGTGATTCTAATGCCCCAGACATCTCGCTTCAAGTTACTGAAATCATTCTTTCGATCTACTAAGACCAGTTATCGCAGAGACGCAAAGGTCAGTCATGATTATGCATGTTTTACCACTTATGTGTATCTAGTGCACTGTCAACATGCCATTATTCTCTAAAGAGTTTTTGGAACATTCTAAATATTCTCTAGAAGTTCTACAACATTCTCAATGTGTATATTGTTAATTCGTTCCAAAATTTCAGCAAAATTcctaatttgttaatttgactataTCTGCCCCTGATGTGTATTGCTTTACCCTTCGTTTCTTGGAGGGGAGAGAaggggtggggggtggggggggtaAGATGTAAGCTAATCCATTTCATCCCTGTTATCTCTTGACGAGGGTGCACtctagtataattttttttttttttgaaatttgtatcTCAAATTTTTGCTATTCTATTTTGTTGTGGCAGATTTTAGCAGGCATTGCTGGTATGGCGGTCATAGGTCTTAGTTTGTGGAGATATTCAAGGAGTACCCTGAAATCTTAGGAGATGTACTTAGCCAAGTTAAATATAGTTGAGAAGTATGAAGGTTTCCAACACAAGTCAGGATGGATTATTTCTTCACTGTAGATGGATGTGAGATGGTGCATATTACCTTCACAAGAGCTGGGAGGAACTACATTACAAATTTATATATGGCCCCAATGAAGGCTTGTAACATATATGGATACCCATTTTTTATCTGGTCAGCTAGGGTAGGATGCACCACTTTCTAGGGGTGATACGCAATGTAGTATTCATTGCTGAACAGATTATATTGTGAAACAAAATAGTTCTTGTGAAATTTGGCTGAAGACTCCAAAACAATGCTGATAATTTGTTCGATTAGCATGGCCTGGCTTCTCTAATGGGGTTTCCCCTTGTGTCGAATAGGATCGCATGTGTATGATAGAATTTGAAACTCATGAGGTATGTttcatgataattgttttttaattggttttctTTTAGTTATAGAGAGGGATTTCAATTCACGTCATTTCTTTGACGATTTTGTTAATTAGAAATTGTCAtgtctaaaattttaaaatacgtAATTCAAATATATTGGGGCTTGGTCCGCACGGATAGGTCCAAAATACAACACCGAGcacataaaaatgaaaaaaaaactttgcaagTAAAAAACTAGGCAAACATTATTTTCCCATTTATTATGGTGCATTTGTTACTTGCAATGTCTCATAAACTTTGCAATTAACGACCTTTCTTCGCTATTGTTATTTAGCACATTGTCCCATACCAATACAACTTTTGTTGATCATATTTTTcgaaaaaaattgatttttaaatcaattcaatataaagaaaatccTAATAATCGTGAGTAAAATGCTTATTACCGATATTTTTTAATAGGGCTTATTACCAGTAGTTGTGAGTGCACATTTGCATATTGCTCAGTTTTGAAGTTTATGAGGAAAATTACTAATTATAGGGGCAAAAAAGGTTGCAGTTAACCCAAGTACCTAGTGGCTAGCATAAGACAATATGTATTTCAACTAGTTTAGATAATAGTTAGAAAGTTATTATGGAACGCTCTCTCTCTCGTGAGGAGAAAGAGGAACTTGTACGTAGCACAAAAAAGGTCAAGAATGTGAGCCATGCTGGTTTCGGTGAAGGCCATAGCTCTGGCTCTGCTTCACCAAATCGTGATGGTGTACCGTGGAATCTAAGTGCGTCGTTCAGAGATAAACTTTTGGGAGAGATTCCTGGGGCTTTCGCACAAGCTTTTAGCTTTGAGGATGGAATGGATGATGAGGTTGAGTCGGATGGGGAGATTGAAACACTCCGGCAAGGCCTGTTAGCTGTTAAAATTCCCAAGGAACTCAAACAAAGAATCCGTAAGCTGTGGACAAGCGCTTTTATCGTTAAAGTTTACGATCGGAGTGTGGGGCTAAATTTCATTCAAGGTAGGTTACTGGCTCTATGGAAACCGGCAGGGAGGTTAGATTGTGTGGATTTGGGTCATGGCTTCTTCCTTACAAGGTTGTCCTTAAGTGAAGattatgaaaatgttttgaGGAAAGGTTCGTGGTTTGTCGGAGACCATTTTCTTTCTATTAGACCATGGGAGTCGGATTTTAAGCCTGCTTTAGCAAGTGTTTCCTCCATCGCTGTTTGGATTAGACTAAATTAGCTACCCATTGAATATTACAATGCAGAGGCGCTGCAGCTCATTGGAAAAGCCATTGGCAATGTCCTCCGAATAGATACCTTTACGGCGTCGGAAACTAGAGGACGATTTGCAAGGTTGTGTGTGCAAGTGGATGTGGAGAAACCTCTAGCTATTGCTATTATGATAGGGAAGCTCGAGCAACAGATTTGTTATGAAGGAattcaaaaaatgtgttttgagTGTGGCCGTTTAGGACATAGTAAGGAGCATTGCCCTCATGTTGTCTGGCAAGGACCGTCGTACTCGGAGGCCGAATTGAAGGAGGCAGGTGAGACGTGTTTTAGCTCACGGTCTACACATGTTCCTGACAAAGCAAGGCGCGGGGAGGGGACCAGTGGTGTGATGCGTGATTTTGAGCAAAGTACTGAGAAGGTGGATGTGCGTGAGGAGGTGTACGGGCCTTGGATTGTAGTAAAGCGCAGAAAAAATAGTACAAACCCGTTGAGGAGTGGTGGGACATTGCCTCGGCAAGGTAGTGGGATGAATACCAGAACAACTGAGTACATGGAAAAGGGAATTGCGGATCGGGCTGCTGGGATTGATGGGTCTAATAGAGAGTCTAAAAGGAAGATGTCTCCTCAGAGTTTTGTGGATAAGGCCCGATTTGCCTCTGTGGTCCAAAGCATCAAGCAGAAGGGTAAGGCCCAGACCCAACAAAGCCCAAGTTTGATGTTGAATAGAGGAGTTTCAAGTCAAAATTTAGACCGGTCTAGCTTTTATCCCAATTCTCAGAGGCTTACATCAGTCAAAGGGAAGAAAGGGGCAGCTCATAAAAAATCTCACAATGATGATCAAGGCAGCGCCGTTGGGGCGCAGAGCTCACACCGCACCGGTTTCAAGCAAGCTCAGGTTAGTGCTGTCTTGGTTGGGGTTGAGGGACAAAGCGAAAACGGTGATGGGCAGTTCCGCTTCGGTGGTTTGGGTGGCGGTGATGGTGATGGTGTTTGTTTCACTGCCAGTGCAGGGTCGTCGAGGGGTGATTCGAGAGAGCTGGGTTTTTGTCCTGGCCAAGTTTTGAGCAAGGCTGATCAGATTATTGGGGCTTCTTCAGCTTTCACTACTCAAGGAGATTTAGTGGGTGAGCAGATCGGTGTGGGAGCAAGCGTTGAGCATAGGGAGTTGCCTCTTAGTGAAGATTCCGAAGTCAATGGAGGCATGCAAGCGGTTGGGGGAGTTTTTGCTTCAAATATCTCAAGCCAATGTGCTATGGAAGATTGTGAGACGGAGGGAATGGAGTTTGAAGCTAGAGGCGGTTTTAAGAAGTCTTAGTGTTAAATTTGCTCCTttctttatcattatttttattatgaatgtTATCATCTGGAATTGTAGAGGTGCTCTGAAGCCTTCTTTTAGGAAGCGTGTTACTAATTTGGTGCAAAATTACAACCCATCAATCTTGGTTGTTATGGAAACCCGTGTAGGGGGTGATAGAGCTAGGGAGATCACAAATTTGTTGCCGTTTGATGGAGCATTCCATATTGATTCCATTGGCTATGCAGGGGGTCTTTGGGTTCTGTGGAACGCTGACAGAGTTGATTTAGCCTTACTCGCCAGTACTGAGCAGGCGGTTCATGCGGAGGTGAAGGTACGTTTCATAAACATTAGCTAGTTATTATCTGCTGtgtatgctagtcctaggaACGCCGAAAggcaaattttgtggaaaaatcTGATGAGTGTGGCTGATTTACATAATATGCCTTGGGTTATAGCTGGTGACTTTAATGAACCTCTCCTTAGTGAGGATAAATTTGGTGGTAGGGGGGTGAGTGTGAATAGGTCTCTTTTGTTCAAGGAGTGTTTGGATAAATGTAATATGATGGATATTGGTTTCGCGGGTCCCCGTTTCACTTGGACAAATAGGAGGGAGGTTCAAGCTTTGATCCAAGAGAGAATTGGCAGATTTTTTGTTAACCCGAACTGGTGTGTTTTGTACCTTGATGCAAAAATAACTCATCTGACTCGGTGTCACTCGGACCATTGTCCTGTGCTCCTTGAGTTGCAGCCGAGAACCCAAAATGGGAGGAGTAGGCTTTTTCGGTTTCAAACTGGCTGGATGTtggatccttttttttttcctatagtgCATCAAGCGTGGGATAGGAATGATGGGTTGGTTGATGCCATTAATTGTTTTACTCGGAAGGTGATGGAGTGGAATAAAAACCAATTTGGGAATATTTTCACTAGGAAAAAGAACTTGATGTCGAGGCTGAATGGTATTCAAAGATCTCTAGCTTTACGCCCATTGGAGTTCTTGGTTAATTTGGAAGATGGGCTTCTTAGGGAGCTGGATCTTGTGCTTAGGCAAGAGGAGGAGTTGTGGGCTTTAAAGTCTAGGGTGAATTGGATGATTCAAGGGGACCGTAATACGACTTTTTATCATGTGTCAACCTTGGTTAGAAGTAAGAGGAATAAAATTATGGCTATAAAGAATACAGTGGGGGATTGGATTATTGAAGAGGGGGAGATAAAAGACTTCATTAGGAGTGGCTATGAGCAGATTTTcttatcttctctctcttctgtgCCTAGGATGGATCCTGCTGGCTCGCAATGTCAGCCTAGGCTCTCGGAGTTGGAGAAGGAGAGTATAAGTGGGGGGCCTTCTAAAGATGAGGTAAAGGCAACCCTTTAGTCCTTGAAACCTTTCAAAGCTCCAGGGTCGGATGGCCTTCATGCGGGTTTCTTCCAAAACTTCTGGCATACCGTGGGTAACTCTATGATTGAAGAGGTTCAAAAGATTTTTGCTGATAGAAGAGTTCCGGAGGTTTTGAATAGTACCCACATTGCTTTGATTCCAAAAATTCAGGAGCCGGAAACTTTGGGGAATTATAGGCTAATTAGTTTGTGCAATACAGTGTATAAGGTGGTTACTAAGATTATTGTGGCAAGGTTGCGGCCTTATCTGGACAAACTCATCTCTCCTATGCAAACGGCTTTTGTACCGGGTCGTAAAGGGACTGATAATGTTATTATTGCCCAAGAGATTCTTCACTCCCTTGGAAAGAGAAGGGGAAGACTGGATATATGGCTCTTAAGATTGACTTGGaaaaagcttatgacaagttagAGTGGAGCTTTATTAGAGATATGCTTATTCGTGTTAATCTTCCTATGGACGTCATAGATGTTATTATGAGTTGTGTGTCCACAGTCTCTACTTCTATTTTATTCAATGGAGAAACTCTTGACCCAATCTTTCCATCTAGAGGTATAAGACAAGGGGATCCAATTTCTCTGTATTTGTTCATCATCTGTATGGACTTTCTTGGGAAGCTAATTGAAGAGAAGTGCAGTGAGAAGTTGTGGCAGCCAGTGAAGGCTTCTCAGAGGGGCCTTGTTTTTTCACATCTTTTCTTTGCGGATGATCTGATTCTTTTTGCTAAAGCTAATGGGGTTAATTGTTCAACCATTAGAGATGTTTTGGATACTTTCTGTAGTATTTCTGGCCAAACGGTGAGTGAAGCTAATTCAagggtttatttttctccaaaTGTGGATAGGGATACTAGAGAATCCTTTTGTGATATTCTGGGCTTTGCGTCTACGCCGTATCTTGGTAAGTACCTTGGTTTTCCGCTAAAGCAGTCGGGCTCTTCCTCTCAtgattataactttattttggATAGAGTGAAGCAAAAGTTGTCCGGGTGGAAGGCAAATCTTTTATCTTTGGCAGGCCGTAGAGTTCTCATTCAGTCTTCTCTAGCTGCCATCCCGTCGTACATTATGCAATGCTCTTATCTTCCGGGAAGGGTTCTGGAAGGGCTAGATAGAGTTAATAGGAACTTCCTTTGGGGGTCTACAAACACAGCCAAGAAGATTCATTGGGTTGTTGGGAGAAGGTGACAAAATTAAAGGAGGAAGGGGGTTTGGGGCTGCAAACAGCCAAAGGTAGGAATGTAGCCCTCTTATCCAAGCTTAACTGGAGATTTCATACGGAGGGTGAGGCTCCGTGGGTAAATGTTTTGAAGATGAAGTATTGCAACAACCGAAGGAGAGCAGCGGCAAATGGGGACAAACTTCCTTGTTCATCTATTTGGGCTGCTATGAAGAAAGGGATGGACACTTTTAATAAAGGATGTAGATGGTTGGTGACAAAAAATAGCTCTTTGAATATTTGGCATAACAATTGCACTAATGGGGGTCCCCTTAGAAAGTTGATTCAAGGTCCTATTTCCCAAGAAGCCAACCttttgaaaattaaagattttatGCTTGATGTGGGGTGGGATTGGGAGAAACTAACCTTTGATTTACCTGATGAAGTTAAGGGTTTGATTTGTGCAATTCCCATCTCAACCTTAGGTGAAGGCATGGACAAGTTGGTTTGGTCCGGATCACCTAATGGGTCCTTTAATGTGAAAAGCGCTTATGGGATGGCTATGGAGTCCACAAATGTTACTGTTTTTTCATGCAGTTGGGTTTGGAAGGCAGATGTGTtgccaaaaattaaaatgtttcttTGGTTGTGTGCCCACAATAGTATCGATGTTAAAGTTTGCCTGGGAAGGAGAGGAGTGGTTCAAGATGAAGTGTGTCCTGTTTGCTGTAATGGGGATGAGACTATTTTGCATGCATTGAGGGATTGCTCCCACTTGAAACATGTGTGGAATCAACTAGGGGTCATGGCTGCTAATCATGAGTTTTGGCATGAAAATGTGGTGGATTGGTTGTCTCTGAATGTAAGGAAGAATGGAAAAATGCATGATTCGGGTATCCCAtggaaaattgtttttccttttgctatttggtccatttggaaGAGTAGAAATGATATTGTTTTCAATAGGAAAGGTCGGAGTCCTAACTTGGCTTTAGATATTGTGTATCAAGCTAAAGAGTATGTGCATTGTGTGGCTGCCCCTAGATTGCAATCCCGTAGAGTCTTAAGGAGCATTCGTTGGGAGAGACCTGAGCTTGGGTGGAGGAAGTTGAATACAGATGGGGCATGCAGTGAGCCTCTCGGTCTGGCTGGTTGTAGGGGAGTGGTAAGGAATGAGGATGGGCAGTGGGTAGCGGGCTTTAGCAAGTGCATTGGGATCACTAGTAGTTTTGCTGCTGAGATGTGGGGGCTGCGTGAGGGACTCAAGCTGTGCTGCAACTTAAACATCCGCAGTCTTGAAGTTGAGATGGATGCCAAGTCCATTGTTGATGTGCTTCAAAATACAGGTTATGTTAATAATGTTATATCCCCTATTTTAGATGATTGTAGGCATCTGATCTCTCTATTTCAAAATGTCCGTATTAAGCATTGTTTCCGGCAAGCAAATCAATGTGTTGATGGCTTAGCTAGGATGAGTTTTAGTTTAAATgctgattttcttatttttgatagTCCGCCTGTGGATATTATAGATGTATTTGAGGGAGATCTCAGTGGGAGGTCTTTCATTAGGTCTTGTACTGAACCTTGCTTTGGTTTTTAGTCTTGAAATGCTATCgtctttcataaaataaaaaaaataaaaaaaagactatgtggaaaaaaaaaaaatctgaagtATTAGTTATATACAACATTTCTCTCATATTGTGTGGACCCAATTCACACGTGGAATTTACACAATGTGATAGAGATGTTATATAACAAGTGGACTACTTttttaaaggggaaaaaaaaaaaaacgaattgGTTCATTTATCAATTAGTACTAttatgagtaaaaaaataaaaatacactaaattttattattatttttatataatattttaagtaGAAGATTGTAATTAATATGATATCATTTTTGTACGTGCCCAATTTTCCTCACTGGATTGGGCTTGGTGTTGGGTTCACAATTTATTTATGGTGGGTTATGAGTTTCCTACTACGGGTAGCTCCTAACCGGACTACTTAGCTATACTCCTTTGCCCTTGCGAAACTCTCCCCTCTCCTCTAAGCTTCTCTTTGTGGTTAGTATTATCTCTTGTTAGCTCTCTTTTTTCACTCAGAATGACCCACCCCACTCTCTACTCACTTCCCCTATTTATAGCTTAAGGTTGGTGGAGTGTTCATGATTACGTTCTGGTCTCACTCGTGTGGGTGGGGTTCGATTTGATTATTCCTGACATGGGATATGCTTCTTTGGAAATGGTGGGGATAACTTTGGAATTGGTTCTTGACTCCAAAAGGTTGCTCAGCAACAATATTCCCCAAGGAAATACCAGGCTGCCGAGTTCATGGGTTGTTCCAGGTAAATATAGCCCCCGATCAACCCATACATGGTCGGTATGGGCCTATCTACCATGCGATCAACTAAATAAGCCTACTATTGGATTTGGGCTTGAGAGTGTCTAAGTAATGTgcttgggccaaagcccaatGCCCAGTGGGCTCGAAGCCTTATGTCATACAATTTTTATATGAGATAAGTTTattattaacataatttttattgtacatTGATTACAACATgatattttatcttaatttattaaaaacattatgaaatttgttgggTATCAAACTTGTTTAAAATCATCATACACCCTTAATACGATGGTCACTCTACGAGTATAAATATTTGTGTGGTGTGGGAGGTAAAGACTGAATTTAAGTCTCTAGAAAGGAGGTTCACATACATGATATCTTAtattaattgttattaaaaACATTATGAAATTTGTCGGGCATCAAACTTGTGTAAAACCACTACACACTTTTAgtgtgatggtcactctacaagtataaatatttGTGGGATGTAGGGAATAAAGATCGAAGTTTAAGTCTTTAGAAAAAGagttcacatacatatacacttatattAAACTAGAATGGAATTTcaatcttgtatatatatatatatataaaaacttgtttgacagttttttttttccttatcaaGACTgaggtcatgctaacgagtgcccttagagtactaattaataatccattttagaaaagttttgataccacttttatgaaaaatgaaaaaaactgtcaaagtattaattactttttttttttatttcctataaaatttttttttaaatagattattaacgaGTGCTCTAAATGCACTCGTTAGCCTTTCCCTTATTAATATATCTAATGAGATAAGCTTGAATATGTGGCACGTAAGctttccttttaaaataaaaagatcacaTGGACTTCACTTTTACTATAAAGCTAAAGTTACTTTATTATGGTAGTTTAAGAATTAATTATGATACCGCATTAAATGTCACGAATTTTTGTCACAATGACGTGATCTCTGTAATTAATTACTTattaattttacttaaaattatcactttttttttctcttattattCAGAGAATCCAATTctgtataatagaaaaagatgtaaaatttatataattttatctaaaaattacTCACATCAGTTTGTGTATAATTATTGgataaatttacaagtttacattgatattattcattttgtatttaattgtttattttttatttattatattaaggGTGAAGGGAGAGCCTGAATGGTAATTgttgtgtgaagaaaaaaaaatttaaaaaaatcaagaaaaattaatattttaatgaaatataatataaaatagatagTTTGATGAgatgtattttgaaaaatgaaatataatataatatttcatTTCAGTCCATTAACTTTGTTTTCGTTCATTTCAGTTATCTAAGTTTCACAGTtatctaagtttcaaatttattcaattaagacatttattaaaaaaatttgaaaaaaaaatctagaatatattttttaatcattaattgagtttttttaattaaaaaaatttgaagaaaaatttataaaattgaaaaatcaactacatcatataataaaagttgatagaaaagtcttaattgaatagacttgaaagttaaaggattaaaataaataaaaataaaattagaggattgaaatgaaatttgaaaaaatttagaggttcaattttacattttactctaaaataaataaacaaaaaatatatccttatactaaaatagacataAATTTTTGCACTTAGGGACAATTGTAATAAAAGTTGTGatatatttatgtaattatcaaatttttgttcttatccGGTTGTCCGAGATAAGATCTTCCAAATCACCGCTGATTGTGCCAAATCACG is a genomic window of Quercus lobata isolate SW786 chromosome 2, ValleyOak3.0 Primary Assembly, whole genome shotgun sequence containing:
- the LOC115968223 gene encoding uncharacterized protein LOC115968223, with amino-acid sequence MERSLSREEKEELVRSTKKVKNVSHAGFGEGHSSGSASPNRDGVPWNLSASFRDKLLGEIPGAFAQAFSFEDGMDDEVESDGEIETLRQGLLAVKIPKELKQRIRKLWTSAFIVKVYDRSVGLNFIQGRLLALWKPAGRLDCVDLGHGFFLTRLSLSEDYENVLRKEALQLIGKAIGNVLRIDTFTASETRGRFARLCVQVDVEKPLAIAIMIGKLEQQICYEGIQKMCFECGRLGHSKEHCPHVVWQGPSYSEAELKEAGETCFSSRSTHVPDKARRGEGTSGVMRDFEQSTEKVDVREEVYGPWIVVKRRKNSTNPLRSGGTLPRQGSGMNTRTTEYMEKGIADRAAGIDGSNRESKRKMSPQSFVDKARFASVVQSIKQKGKAQTQQSPSLMLNRGVSSQNLDRSSFYPNSQRLTSVKGKKGAAHKKSHNDDQGSAVGAQSSHRTGFKQAQVSAVLVGVEGQSENGDGQFRFGGLGGGDGDGVCFTASAGSSRGDSRELGFCPGQVLSKADQIIGASSAFTTQGDLVGEQIGVGASVEHRELPLSEDSEVNGGMQAVGGVFASNISSQCAMEDCETEGMEFEARGGFKKGALKPSFRKRVTNLVQNYNPSILVVMETRVGGDRAREITNLLPFDGAFHIDSIGYAGGLWVLWNADRVDLALLASTEQAVHAEVKVMEWNKNQFGNIFTRKKNLMSRLNGIQRSLALRPLEFLVNLEDGLLRELDLVLRQEEELWALKSRVNWMIQGDRNTTFYHVSTLVRSKRNKIMAIKNTVGDWIIEEGEIKDFIRSGYEQIFLSSLSSVPRMDPAGSQCQPRLSELEKESISGGPSKDEVKATL